The genomic interval TCCTGTGCGACTGCGGGGATGCGGCCGGACTCGCCGAAGTCGAGGTCGACCGCGATGTCGGTGGCGTCGGCGGTCGCACCCGCCTCGGCGCTGGGGGCGTCGCTCATGGAACGTGGGTTCGGCTTTCCCGGCGATATGTCTTGTGTGTGCGAGCGTCCGGCAGGCGGGTCGCGTCGGTCCCCCGCGTTCACTCGCCGATTTCGGCCCGCACGTTCACTCGCCGATTTCGGCCCGCCCGCTGGTCGCGCTCCGGACGCGGTCGCGGAGGCCCTCGGCCTCCGCGACCGGAACCCGGACCTCGAAGGCGACGCGCTCGGCGTAGTCGGCGTCGAACTCGACCTCGGCGCTCTCCAGAATCCCACGGACCGTCCCCGAGTCGTCGTACTCGACCGCGATTCGGATGCGCTCGTGGGGTCGCTCCTCGACGAGTCCGGCGTCCTCGACCGCCTCCTTGACGGCCCGCGAGTACGAGCGCGCCAGTCCCCCCACGCCGAGGTTGGTCCCGCCGTAGTACCGGGTCACGACCGCGACGACGTTCTCGACGCCCTCCTGCTGGAGGACGTTGA from Halorussus salilacus carries:
- a CDS encoding IMPACT family protein; this translates as MTDDTEPYLTVAGRGRAAFEVRGSEFIGHAGPADGREAAEAFVAEVREEYADATHNVPAYRVRAEGGDFLREYGDDDGEPSGSAGKPALNVLQQEGVENVVAVVTRYYGGTNLGVGGLARSYSRAVKEAVEDAGLVEERPHERIRIAVEYDDSGTVRGILESAEVEFDADYAERVAFEVRVPVAEAEGLRDRVRSATSGRAEIGE